One segment of Amycolatopsis alba DSM 44262 DNA contains the following:
- a CDS encoding DEAD/DEAH box helicase, whose product MSTPTFTELGLPEILVDALAEQGVTSPFPIQAATLPHSLAGRDVLGRGRTGSGKTYGFVLPVLARLAEGPTRRRPGRPRALVLAPTRELATQIEASFLPLAKPLGLKVTTIFGGVSPNPQITRLRDGVDIVVACPGRLADHMRSGEAKLDHVEITVLDEADHMADLGFLPDVRRIMSETPERGQRLLFSATLDAGVDVLVKRFMHDPVTHSVDSAQSPVSTMEHHVLHLEETHRLPVLIDLTAAPGRTLVFTRTKHRAKQLTRKLMASGVPAVELHGNLGQTARTRNLEAFASGAAKTLVATDIAARGIHVDDVTLVIHADPPVEHKAYLHRSGRTARAGASGTVITLMTDEQVRDVRDLTRKAGIKPTTTQLGPGHPLLSELAPGERSFTASPRRPIVDTRPKKVTAGGEAIRGKGEEEERPANRGTRTGRGRGPSAGGRGASGGGRGRGGSSGRGGSSEGRSRQPRADGDRRGGASAGQGRRAAETTGRREGAPKGGQARQGRHSAAESQPRRGGSGASKSQSSRNQSGGAPARRGGAAAFSSGTRAGSRRSR is encoded by the coding sequence ATGAGCACACCTACCTTCACCGAACTCGGCCTGCCCGAAATCCTCGTCGACGCGCTCGCCGAGCAGGGCGTCACCAGCCCGTTCCCGATCCAGGCCGCCACGCTGCCGCATTCGCTGGCAGGCCGGGACGTCCTCGGCCGCGGCCGCACCGGCTCCGGCAAGACCTACGGCTTCGTGCTGCCCGTCCTCGCGCGGCTCGCCGAGGGCCCGACCCGGCGCCGCCCCGGCCGTCCGCGCGCGCTGGTCCTGGCGCCGACCCGCGAACTGGCCACCCAGATCGAGGCGTCGTTCCTGCCGCTGGCCAAACCGCTCGGCCTCAAGGTCACCACCATCTTCGGCGGGGTCAGCCCCAACCCGCAGATCACCCGGCTGCGTGACGGCGTCGACATCGTCGTCGCCTGCCCCGGCCGCCTCGCCGACCACATGCGCTCGGGTGAGGCGAAACTCGACCACGTCGAGATCACCGTGCTGGACGAGGCCGACCACATGGCCGACCTCGGCTTCCTGCCCGACGTCCGGCGCATCATGTCCGAGACCCCGGAGCGCGGGCAGCGGCTGCTGTTCTCCGCGACCCTCGACGCGGGCGTCGACGTGCTGGTCAAGCGCTTCATGCACGACCCGGTGACGCACAGCGTCGACTCGGCCCAGTCGCCGGTCTCGACCATGGAGCACCACGTGCTGCACCTGGAGGAGACCCACCGGCTGCCGGTGCTGATCGACCTCACCGCCGCGCCGGGCCGCACGCTGGTGTTCACCCGCACGAAGCACCGCGCCAAGCAGCTGACGCGCAAGCTCATGGCCTCCGGCGTGCCCGCGGTCGAACTGCACGGCAACCTCGGCCAGACCGCGCGGACGCGCAACCTGGAGGCGTTCGCCTCCGGCGCGGCGAAGACGCTGGTCGCGACCGACATCGCCGCCCGCGGTATCCACGTCGACGACGTCACGCTGGTCATCCACGCCGACCCGCCGGTCGAGCACAAGGCGTACCTGCACCGCTCGGGCCGCACGGCACGGGCCGGAGCGTCCGGCACCGTCATCACGCTGATGACCGACGAGCAGGTCAGGGACGTCCGCGACCTCACCCGCAAGGCGGGCATCAAGCCGACCACGACGCAGCTCGGCCCCGGCCACCCGCTGCTGTCGGAGCTGGCGCCCGGCGAGCGTTCGTTCACCGCGTCGCCGCGGCGGCCGATCGTGGACACGCGGCCGAAGAAGGTCACCGCCGGCGGTGAGGCCATCCGCGGCAAGGGCGAGGAAGAAGAGCGCCCCGCCAACCGGGGCACCAGGACCGGTCGCGGCCGTGGCCCGTCCGCCGGTGGCCGCGGTGCTTCCGGTGGCGGCCGGGGCCGTGGCGGTTCCTCCGGCCGTGGCGGCTCCTCCGAGGGCCGTTCGCGTCAGCCTCGCGCCGATGGCGACCGCCGCGGTGGCGCTTCCGCTGGTCAGGGCCGTCGTGCGGCCGAGACCACCGGACGTCGCGAAGGTGCGCCGAAGGGCGGCCAGGCTCGTCAGGGACGCCACAGTGCCGCCGAGTCCCAGCCGCGCCGGGGTGGTTCCGGTGCCTCGAAGTCCCAGTCCTCGCGTAACCAGTCCGGTGGGGCTCCGGCCCGCCGTGGCGGTGCCGCCGCGTTCTCCTCGGGGACCCGCGCCGGCTCACGCCGCTCGCGCTAG
- a CDS encoding DUF6879 family protein, with protein MYDRPDGVAGESLGLDAYYEDFRSRFRDIEERDCWKLERGQSFREKDSPSWEAFVKGDWNQALRLISERRESLTEYYGRAAGNGVHLYRVRVVAEPISAYLQWELNSLLQRSECGERIRVVGLDDVAGFERNGELPEIVTLGTKAVYQVVYSRTGLAEGAVRSLKADDVDRWYELISSLYENGEEIAEFVERKGVSLRQSSA; from the coding sequence ATGTATGACAGACCGGACGGCGTGGCAGGGGAGTCGTTGGGGCTGGATGCCTACTACGAGGATTTCCGGTCCCGCTTCCGGGACATCGAAGAACGCGACTGTTGGAAACTTGAGCGCGGGCAGAGCTTTCGGGAGAAAGACAGTCCAAGCTGGGAAGCCTTTGTCAAAGGCGACTGGAATCAGGCTCTCCGGTTGATCTCCGAACGGCGTGAAAGCCTGACGGAGTATTACGGGCGGGCGGCCGGAAATGGTGTTCATCTGTATCGGGTGCGGGTTGTCGCCGAGCCGATCAGCGCATATCTGCAATGGGAGCTGAACTCACTTCTGCAGCGGAGTGAATGCGGTGAACGCATTCGTGTCGTCGGGCTCGACGATGTCGCCGGGTTCGAGCGGAATGGTGAATTGCCCGAAATAGTCACGCTCGGGACGAAGGCCGTCTATCAAGTCGTCTACAGTCGGACGGGTCTGGCCGAAGGTGCTGTCAGGTCGCTCAAGGCCGACGACGTCGACCGATGGTACGAGCTCATCAGTTCCCTCTACGAAAACGGCGAAGAGATCGCCGAGTTCGTGGAGCGAAAAGGTGTCTCGCTGCGGCAATCGTCGGCTTAG
- a CDS encoding ATP-binding protein, with translation MPRDNTGPTPRQLPGDVRGFVDRADELARLDLMLSQDEADAMVPALCVIVGTAGVGKTSLAVHWAHRVHDRFPDGQLYVNLRGYDPGSPVTPEEALDRFLRALDLPSAAIPVDVEASAALYRSRLAGRRMLIVLDNASSVGQVRPLLPGAAGCLVVVTSRNSMPGLVARDGARRLTLTMLPEPDAVSLIRRVVGDYRPADDSAELTELARLCARLPLALRIAAERAAGRPSMPLRELIRDLRDESVLWDALTAGDDDEADAVRAVFAWSYRALSADASRLSRLLGLHPGPEFGAAATAALAGLPVGVARRLLDHLVGVHLVEQPSTDRYQLHDLLRAYAIDQVRQHEDAAAIGAALRRLLLWYLRMADAALTAIMPAAWRFPVPADTEEAEPHGFSGYREAMRWFERERANLVAATRAGAEAAMPDIAWRLHATLSRIYANRNQFDDWRVTGTIALNAARHVADRAGEAEVLESLGKLHTQSRDVAQGITYHQAALAIRADLGDRAGEASSLNGIGLALLRDHKLVEAQSYFARTLALASTLDDRGWEAIATNNLANVSAELGRLEEAEQRIARALSLYRELGDRGREGEALRCASRIQRDSGRFLEAAQSMETALSIAHDFDNMPWEAWWLIEFGRVQMALEEFDHALESFNRAAALHRRLGDRSREAEAWNATGEAYRALGRYQEAVEFHRRSVDVHQRLGEQWQLALALGNLASALADTGAVTEANNCWGRAERSLEGFEDAAASRLRARARAASGTSDR, from the coding sequence ATGCCACGGGACAACACGGGTCCGACGCCTCGTCAGCTTCCCGGCGATGTGCGTGGTTTCGTCGATCGCGCCGATGAGCTCGCCAGGCTGGACCTCATGCTTTCCCAGGACGAAGCGGACGCGATGGTGCCCGCGTTGTGCGTCATCGTCGGCACCGCCGGTGTCGGCAAGACGTCGCTCGCCGTGCATTGGGCCCATCGCGTTCACGACCGATTCCCCGACGGACAGCTGTATGTGAACCTTCGCGGCTACGATCCGGGCTCACCGGTCACCCCGGAGGAGGCGTTGGATCGATTCCTGCGGGCACTGGATCTGCCGAGCGCGGCGATTCCGGTCGACGTCGAAGCGAGTGCGGCGCTCTATCGCTCCCGGCTCGCCGGCCGCCGGATGCTGATCGTGCTGGACAACGCTTCCAGCGTGGGTCAGGTCAGGCCGTTGCTTCCCGGTGCGGCCGGCTGCCTGGTCGTGGTCACCAGCCGCAACAGCATGCCGGGTCTCGTCGCCAGGGACGGCGCCCGTCGCCTGACGCTGACCATGCTGCCCGAACCGGACGCCGTGTCGCTGATCCGCCGGGTGGTGGGTGACTACCGTCCCGCGGACGACTCCGCCGAACTGACCGAGCTGGCCCGGTTGTGCGCGCGGCTGCCGCTCGCGTTGAGAATCGCCGCGGAACGCGCGGCCGGAAGGCCCTCGATGCCCTTGCGGGAGCTCATCAGGGATCTGCGGGACGAATCAGTGCTCTGGGACGCGCTCACCGCGGGAGACGACGACGAAGCGGACGCGGTCCGCGCGGTGTTCGCCTGGTCCTATCGTGCGCTGTCGGCCGACGCTTCGCGGTTGTCCCGGTTGCTCGGCCTGCATCCCGGTCCGGAATTCGGTGCCGCCGCGACCGCCGCGCTGGCCGGGCTTCCCGTCGGCGTGGCCCGGCGGCTGCTCGACCACCTGGTCGGCGTCCACCTCGTCGAACAGCCATCGACCGATCGCTACCAGCTGCACGATCTGTTGCGGGCCTACGCCATCGACCAGGTGCGCCAGCATGAGGACGCGGCCGCCATCGGAGCGGCGCTGCGGAGATTGCTGCTGTGGTACCTGCGGATGGCCGACGCGGCACTGACCGCGATCATGCCTGCCGCGTGGCGTTTCCCGGTCCCGGCGGACACGGAAGAGGCGGAGCCGCACGGTTTCTCCGGTTACCGCGAGGCGATGCGGTGGTTCGAACGGGAGCGGGCGAATCTGGTGGCCGCGACCCGTGCGGGAGCCGAGGCGGCCATGCCCGACATCGCCTGGCGGCTGCATGCGACGCTCAGCCGGATCTACGCCAACCGGAACCAGTTCGACGACTGGCGGGTGACCGGCACGATCGCACTGAACGCCGCACGGCACGTCGCGGACAGGGCAGGCGAGGCGGAGGTGCTGGAGAGTCTCGGGAAGCTGCACACCCAATCCCGTGACGTGGCGCAAGGAATCACGTATCACCAAGCCGCCCTCGCCATCCGCGCGGACCTCGGCGATCGTGCCGGCGAAGCGTCCTCACTGAACGGGATAGGGCTGGCGCTCCTGCGCGACCACAAGCTGGTGGAGGCGCAGTCGTATTTCGCCAGGACCCTCGCGCTCGCGTCCACTCTCGACGACCGGGGCTGGGAAGCCATCGCGACCAACAACCTGGCCAATGTCAGTGCCGAGCTGGGCAGACTCGAAGAAGCCGAGCAGCGCATCGCCCGCGCGCTTTCGCTGTACCGCGAACTCGGAGACCGGGGACGTGAAGGTGAGGCGCTCCGGTGCGCCAGTCGAATTCAGCGCGATTCGGGCCGATTCCTCGAAGCCGCTCAATCAATGGAAACCGCGTTGAGTATCGCCCACGACTTCGACAACATGCCTTGGGAGGCATGGTGGCTGATCGAGTTCGGGCGGGTGCAGATGGCACTCGAAGAGTTCGACCATGCCCTGGAATCGTTCAACCGGGCCGCGGCTCTGCACCGAAGGCTGGGCGATCGGAGCAGGGAAGCCGAAGCATGGAACGCGACGGGGGAAGCGTATCGCGCGCTCGGGCGCTATCAGGAAGCCGTCGAATTCCACCGTCGTTCGGTCGACGTTCACCAGCGACTCGGTGAACAATGGCAGCTCGCGCTCGCCTTGGGCAATCTGGCGAGCGCCTTGGCCGACACAGGGGCCGTGACGGAGGCGAACAACTGCTGGGGCCGGGCGGAACGTTCGCTCGAAGGCTTCGAAGACGCGGCGGCCTCGCGATTGCGGGCACGTGCCCGCGCGGCCTCCGGAACTTCGGACCGTTGA
- a CDS encoding acyl-ACP desaturase — MAVPESTRLMFELEGTVEENLNRHLSVAKEWMPHEYVPWDEGRNFADLGGEAWDPEQSRVSPIARTSLEVNLLTEDNLPSYHREIERAFGRDGAWGTWVHRWTAEEGRHGICIRDYLLVTRAVDPVELERARMQTMQAGYDSGDKPLLNVFAYVSFQELATRLSHRNTGKYTQDPLCEKLLARVAMDENLHMIFYRNLVQASLQLSPDAMMRAITDEVVQFQMPGAVIPSFVRKAALIAKAGIYDLRIHHDEVIWPLLRQWKVFELEGLGEVGEKARDELDQFLKGLDTQASRFEERRAAAEARSAARHA, encoded by the coding sequence ATGGCGGTCCCCGAAAGCACCCGGCTGATGTTCGAGCTCGAGGGGACGGTCGAGGAGAACCTCAACCGGCATCTCTCGGTGGCCAAGGAATGGATGCCGCACGAGTACGTGCCATGGGACGAGGGCCGGAACTTCGCCGATCTCGGCGGGGAGGCGTGGGACCCCGAGCAGTCACGGGTGTCGCCGATCGCGCGGACCTCGCTGGAGGTCAACCTCCTCACCGAGGACAACCTGCCGAGCTACCACCGCGAGATCGAGCGCGCTTTCGGCCGCGACGGCGCGTGGGGTACCTGGGTGCACCGGTGGACAGCCGAGGAGGGCCGTCACGGCATCTGCATCCGCGACTACCTGCTGGTGACGCGCGCGGTGGACCCGGTCGAGCTGGAGCGGGCCCGGATGCAGACCATGCAGGCCGGGTACGACAGCGGCGACAAGCCGTTGCTGAACGTCTTCGCGTACGTGTCGTTCCAGGAGCTCGCGACGCGTCTTTCGCACCGCAACACCGGCAAGTACACGCAGGACCCGTTGTGCGAGAAGCTGCTCGCGCGCGTGGCGATGGACGAGAACCTGCACATGATCTTCTACCGGAACCTGGTGCAGGCGTCGCTGCAGCTTTCCCCCGACGCGATGATGCGCGCCATCACCGACGAGGTCGTCCAGTTCCAGATGCCGGGCGCGGTGATCCCGAGCTTCGTGCGGAAGGCCGCGCTGATCGCGAAGGCGGGCATCTACGACCTGCGGATCCATCACGACGAGGTGATCTGGCCGTTGCTGCGGCAGTGGAAGGTCTTCGAGCTGGAGGGGCTCGGCGAGGTGGGGGAGAAGGCCAGGGACGAGCTCGATCAGTTCCTGAAGGGCCTCGACACCCAGGCGTCGCGTTTCGAAGAGCGGCGCGCGGCCGCTGAAGCCCGCTCCGCCGCCCGACACGCGTAA
- a CDS encoding acyl-CoA dehydrogenase produces the protein MSEKATALLLNPGGYDPRQFDPETRRLLRATIEWFEQRGKRKLVEDYHDRTFYADFIEFAGKEGLFSTFLTPGANAEGDPDKRWDTARVAALSEILGFYGLNYWYPWQVTILGLGPVWQSANEAARKRAADSLAAGGVAAFGLSEKEHGADIYSSDLVLTPDGEGGYRANGSKYYIGNGNCARTVSVFGRIDGVEGPDQYVFFYADSEHPNYRVVKNVVPSQMYVAEFELDDYPVSEEDILHVGAEAFSAALNTVNIGKFNLCFGGIGMSTHSLYEAITHAHNRVLYGKKVTDFPHVRREFVEAYARLVAMKLFSDRAVDYFRSANADDRRYLLFNPITKMKVTTEAQKVIGLVADVVAAKGFEADTYLAMSKNDIDGLPKLEGTVAVNLALIAKFVPAYLFAPQDYEPVPTRSDAADDEFLFRQGPARGLSKVRFHDWREAYAKASAIPNVARFTEQAEALVKLFTDATPDETQQQDLDFGLALTELFTLVVYGQLVLEQAEITGIETEVVDQIFGTLVQDFSVAAVDLHGKSSSTEAQQALALASIRKPVVDAARFDHVWSLVRDLSGAYAMNP, from the coding sequence ATGAGCGAAAAGGCGACCGCGTTGTTGCTGAACCCTGGCGGGTACGACCCCCGGCAGTTCGACCCGGAGACGCGTCGCCTGCTGCGTGCCACCATCGAGTGGTTCGAACAACGCGGCAAGCGCAAGCTCGTCGAGGACTATCACGACCGGACCTTTTACGCGGACTTCATCGAGTTCGCGGGCAAGGAAGGCCTGTTCTCGACGTTCCTCACTCCTGGCGCCAACGCCGAGGGCGACCCCGACAAGCGCTGGGACACCGCGCGCGTCGCGGCGCTCTCGGAAATCCTCGGTTTCTACGGCCTGAACTACTGGTACCCGTGGCAGGTCACCATCCTCGGCCTCGGCCCGGTGTGGCAGAGCGCGAACGAGGCCGCCCGCAAACGCGCGGCGGACTCGCTCGCGGCAGGCGGCGTCGCCGCGTTCGGACTGTCCGAAAAGGAGCATGGCGCCGACATCTACTCGTCGGACCTCGTGCTCACCCCGGACGGCGAGGGCGGCTATCGCGCGAACGGGTCGAAGTACTACATCGGCAACGGCAACTGCGCGCGGACCGTGTCGGTGTTCGGCCGCATCGACGGTGTCGAGGGCCCGGACCAGTACGTGTTCTTCTACGCGGACTCGGAGCACCCGAACTACCGCGTGGTGAAGAACGTCGTCCCGTCCCAGATGTACGTCGCCGAGTTCGAGCTCGACGACTACCCGGTGTCCGAAGAGGACATTCTGCACGTCGGCGCCGAAGCGTTCTCCGCGGCGCTGAACACGGTCAACATCGGCAAGTTCAACCTGTGCTTCGGCGGCATCGGGATGTCGACGCACTCGCTGTACGAGGCGATCACGCACGCGCACAACCGGGTGCTCTACGGCAAGAAGGTCACCGACTTCCCGCACGTGCGCCGGGAATTCGTCGAGGCGTACGCGCGGCTCGTCGCGATGAAGCTGTTCTCCGACCGCGCCGTGGACTACTTCCGCAGCGCGAACGCGGACGACCGCCGGTACCTGCTGTTCAACCCGATCACCAAGATGAAGGTGACCACCGAGGCGCAGAAGGTCATCGGCCTGGTCGCGGATGTGGTGGCGGCCAAGGGTTTCGAGGCCGACACTTACCTCGCGATGTCGAAGAACGACATCGACGGCCTGCCGAAGCTGGAAGGCACGGTGGCGGTGAACCTCGCGCTGATCGCGAAGTTCGTGCCCGCGTACCTGTTCGCGCCGCAGGACTACGAGCCCGTGCCGACGCGCTCCGACGCCGCCGACGACGAGTTCCTGTTCCGCCAGGGCCCCGCGCGCGGGCTGTCCAAGGTGCGGTTCCACGACTGGCGTGAGGCCTATGCCAAGGCGTCCGCGATCCCGAACGTCGCGCGGTTCACCGAACAGGCCGAGGCGCTGGTGAAGCTGTTCACCGACGCCACCCCGGACGAGACGCAGCAGCAAGACCTCGACTTCGGGCTCGCGCTGACGGAGCTGTTCACGCTGGTCGTCTACGGGCAGCTGGTGCTGGAGCAGGCGGAGATCACCGGTATCGAGACCGAGGTCGTCGACCAGATCTTCGGCACGCTGGTGCAGGACTTCAGCGTCGCCGCGGTCGACCTGCACGGGAAGTCGTCCTCGACCGAGGCGCAGCAGGCGCTCGCGCTGGCCTCGATCCGGAAGCCGGTCGTCGACGCGGCCCGCTTCGACCACGTGTGGTCGCTGGTGCGGGACCTCTCCGGCGCCTACGCGATGAACCCGTGA
- a CDS encoding serine hydrolase, with translation MSKELQGLLDEWAREAGVPGAVVGVTHRGEDSVFATGVSSVDTGQPVTTGTLFMIGSTSKTFAAAAVLALVEDGVLDLDKPVVEYLDGLELADPVAQKSVTLRHLLTHSAGFLGDVDFGTGWGDDALAMAIARFGDLPQVFPPGAAFSYCNAGFQLAGRVAEVVSGVPFEELVRTRLLELLGMTESYYFPWEVLTRGHAVGHALGEAGPAVEHTVGLTRADSASGGLWSTAADQLKWARFFLAGESAGKAPLTAETRDLLRAPQRAAALPFEEVGLSWLRTRHGDARLVRHGGNVGNLQISEFVTLPEEDFAVTVLTNSGGGGALGPRVVDWCLENLVGLPPIASAPPSPQPDSAEYLGRFETGDLGFEISDRDGALWGQMVVNVEDIPSPPAFEVVFVGEDVLAKAADTRRPAARFLRDEHGRVTSIEFGGRTAKRRDTVTE, from the coding sequence GTGTCGAAGGAACTTCAAGGCCTGCTCGACGAATGGGCGCGTGAGGCGGGCGTCCCCGGAGCCGTGGTGGGTGTGACGCACCGGGGCGAGGACTCGGTGTTCGCCACCGGGGTGTCCAGTGTGGACACCGGGCAGCCGGTCACCACCGGCACGTTGTTCATGATCGGCTCCACCAGCAAGACCTTCGCCGCGGCCGCCGTGCTCGCCCTGGTCGAAGACGGCGTACTGGACCTCGACAAGCCGGTGGTCGAGTACCTTGACGGGCTCGAGCTCGCCGATCCGGTCGCGCAGAAGTCGGTGACCCTGCGGCATCTGCTCACTCACTCGGCCGGGTTCCTCGGCGACGTGGACTTCGGCACCGGCTGGGGTGACGACGCGCTGGCCATGGCGATCGCCCGGTTCGGCGACCTGCCGCAGGTGTTCCCGCCCGGTGCGGCGTTCTCCTACTGCAACGCCGGCTTCCAGCTGGCCGGACGGGTCGCGGAGGTGGTGTCCGGCGTTCCCTTCGAGGAGCTGGTCCGCACCCGGCTGCTCGAACTGCTCGGCATGACCGAGTCGTACTACTTCCCGTGGGAGGTGCTCACCCGCGGTCACGCCGTCGGCCACGCGCTGGGCGAGGCCGGGCCCGCCGTCGAGCACACCGTCGGCCTGACCCGCGCGGACAGCGCCAGCGGCGGGCTGTGGTCGACCGCCGCCGACCAGCTGAAATGGGCGCGGTTCTTCCTGGCAGGCGAGTCGGCGGGCAAGGCGCCGCTCACCGCCGAGACCCGTGATCTCCTGCGCGCGCCCCAGCGCGCCGCGGCGCTGCCGTTCGAAGAGGTCGGGCTCAGCTGGCTGCGCACGCGCCACGGCGACGCGCGGCTGGTCCGGCACGGCGGCAACGTCGGCAACCTGCAGATCTCGGAGTTCGTCACGCTGCCGGAGGAGGACTTCGCGGTCACCGTGCTGACCAACAGCGGGGGCGGCGGGGCGCTCGGCCCCCGCGTCGTCGACTGGTGCCTGGAGAACCTCGTGGGGCTGCCCCCGATCGCGAGCGCCCCGCCGTCACCCCAGCCGGATTCCGCCGAGTACCTCGGCCGGTTCGAGACCGGTGACCTGGGGTTCGAGATCTCCGACCGGGACGGCGCCCTGTGGGGGCAGATGGTCGTGAACGTCGAGGACATCCCGTCCCCGCCCGCGTTCGAGGTCGTCTTCGTCGGTGAAGACGTGCTGGCCAAGGCCGCCGACACCCGTCGCCCCGCCGCGCGCTTCCTGCGTGACGAGCATGGACGGGTGACTTCGATCGAGTTCGGTGGCCGGACGGCGAAGCGGCGCGATACGGTTACCGAGTAG
- a CDS encoding methionyl-tRNA formyltransferase, translating into MGEKVTDILGGMPVDIDLLLPASPESMATALRGYAIDVAVVCGFSWRLPRVVLDAPRLGVLNVHCSSLPRYRGPAPVQWAIRNGDPDIGVTVHWMDERIDTGNVVARREGISLPEFVEFDAFWRHVTPVIGDLLVFALARVAEGYGGEPQNPDEATYAGMMEPEFSFLDWSGTASDLHNQVRTFHYGTGTPGPFGKVAGEWVRVLRTSLEPGKGTRVDCADGPIWLVETEPARPPS; encoded by the coding sequence ATGGGCGAGAAAGTGACGGACATCCTCGGCGGCATGCCGGTCGACATCGACCTCCTGCTGCCGGCGAGCCCGGAGAGCATGGCCACGGCCCTGCGCGGCTACGCCATCGATGTCGCCGTGGTCTGCGGCTTTTCGTGGCGGCTGCCGCGGGTCGTGCTCGACGCGCCGAGGCTCGGTGTGCTCAACGTGCACTGTTCGTCGTTGCCGCGCTATCGCGGCCCGGCGCCGGTGCAGTGGGCCATCCGCAACGGTGACCCGGACATCGGCGTGACCGTGCACTGGATGGACGAGCGCATCGACACCGGCAACGTCGTGGCGCGGCGCGAAGGCATCTCGTTGCCGGAATTCGTCGAGTTCGACGCGTTCTGGCGGCACGTGACGCCGGTCATCGGCGATCTGCTCGTCTTCGCCCTGGCCCGTGTCGCCGAGGGATACGGCGGCGAGCCGCAGAACCCGGACGAGGCCACGTACGCGGGCATGATGGAACCCGAGTTCAGCTTCCTCGACTGGTCGGGAACCGCTTCGGACCTGCACAACCAAGTCCGCACGTTCCATTACGGCACCGGAACGCCCGGTCCGTTCGGCAAGGTCGCCGGCGAGTGGGTGCGCGTGCTGCGCACCAGCCTGGAACCGGGTAAGGGGACCAGGGTCGACTGCGCGGACGGGCCGATCTGGCTCGTCGAGACCGAACCGGCCCGTCCGCCGTCGTAG